A genomic window from Chrysoperla carnea chromosome 3, inChrCarn1.1, whole genome shotgun sequence includes:
- the LOC123295858 gene encoding facilitated trehalose transporter Tret1-like: MKNKISIGISRLFSIRDSIELNDNQESYWFQYFVGFMASLAMLNCGVQLTWFGPAVIILQDEELSPIDVVTNTEASWIFSFLQVGALPGSLFGSYLANKFGRKNTLIFTIIPTGLSHLLIIFVENVYMLYVARIFAGLSVGITMVALPTYLTEVSSPKIRGILGTFTLIGSASSWILQFIIQPIMTLQLNSIIIFSISFVQCCVALYFLPETPHYYIMKGKVELAKKSLQKLRQRESL; the protein is encoded by the exons atgaaaaataaaatatcaattggtATAAGTCGCTTATTTTCAATAAGAGACAGTATTGAATTAAATGATAATCAAGAAAGTTATTGGTTTCAATATTTTGTCGGATTTATGG cgAGCTTAGCAATGTTAAATTGTGGAGTACAATTAACATGGTTTGGACCAGCAGTAATAATACTACAAGATGAAGAATTATCACCAATTGATGTTGTGACAAATACTGAAGCTTCTTGGATATTTAGTTTCTTACAAGTGGGAGCATTACCCGGTTCTCTATTTGGATCATACCTAGCAAATAAAtttggtcgtaaaaatacgttaatatttacaataattcctACTGGTTTATCGCATCTTCTAATAATATTCGTggaaaatgtatatatgttatatgtagCACGCATTTTTGCTGGATTAAGTGTAGGTATTACAATGGTTGCTTTACCTACATATCTAACAGAAGTATCATCACCAAAAATACGTGGAATATTAGGAACATTTACTTTAATTGGATCGGCATCCAGTTGGATTCTTCAGTTTATTATACAGCCAATTATGACATTACaattaaatagtattataattttttcaatcagTTTTGTACAGTGTTGCGTTGCTTTATATTTTTTGCCAGAAACACCACACTATTATATAATGAAAGGTAAAGTGGAACTGGcaaaaaaatcattacaaaaACTACGTCAACGA gAAAGTTTATAG
- the LOC123295857 gene encoding solute carrier family 2, facilitated glucose transporter member 8-like, whose amino-acid sequence MKNKISRLFSIHEDIEENRNHELYWVQYFFGFVATLAMLNCGTQLSWFGPALPILQDEELSPIGVVTNIEASWIFSLLQLGSLPGALFGSYLANKIGRKNTLIFTIIPSGFSYLLIIFIKNVYMLYVARIFAGLSVGITMVALPTYLTEISSPRIRGILGTFTVISMCFSWIINYILQPIITIQLNCVIIILQL is encoded by the exons atgaaaaataaaataagtcgATTATTTTCGATACATGAAGATATTGAAGAAAATAGAAATCATGAACTATACTgggtacaatatttttttggatttgtgg caacCTTAGCCATGTTAAATTGTGGAACACAATTATCGTGGTTCGGACCAGCATTACCAATACTACAAGATGAAGAATTATCACCAATTGGTGTTGTAACAAATATTGAAGCTTCTTGGATATTTAGTTTGTTACAACTTGGGTCATTACCCGGTGCATTATTTGGATCATACCTAGCAAATAAAATTGGtcgaaaaaatactttaatatttacaattattccGTCTggcttttcatatttattaataatattcataaaaaatgtgtatatgttATATGTGGCACGCATTTTTGCTGGATTAAGTGTGGGTATTACAATGGTAGCTTTACCCACATACCTTACGGAAATATCCTCACCAAGGATACGTGGAATATTAGGAACATTTACAGTAATTTCTATGTGTTTCAGTtggattataaattatattttgcagCCGATTATTACAATACAATTAAATTGTGTTATAAT aatattacaATTATAA
- the LOC123295064 gene encoding facilitated trehalose transporter Tret1-2 homolog: MVNKLKFSDLFSISRKKRSKQNEIQQNTADVYWIQYVVGIIASLSMTISGLQLTWFGPALVQLKDETLSPIHVVSSSESAWINSMLQLGAVPSPFLGSFLANNIGRKNGLLLTTIPNIISCLLIFFVQNIYMLYAARFICGISVGIVFSTLPVYLSEISSPKIRGIVATIGSLTLPVGTVGQFILFPLMTIQTNSLITLILVIIQGIGTFFIPESPYFYIMKNKEKQVEKSLKILRRSDNVSNELLQLQKGWENENQIKDTSFFQIFKSKVNQRALIIISVTMVCQQMSGPLVLLGYISAIYVDSKIPISSYAGSILLIASFAIATLSNAFFIDKCGRRPLFITSTILTGICAILTGVYFFCEKLYTVEIVREYYLFLIITLTIYILSAGGLIALPYIFASELFETKYRATASSLLSVLGSILGFITIQAYEFIQDNFGREYIFWYFGLVCILGTLFSIFWLPETKGKSFSEIQAEMNKTVNNSTDKNDDTV, encoded by the exons atggttaataaattaaaatttagtgatTTGTTCTCAATTAGTAGGAAAAAAAgatcaaaacaaaatgaaattcaacAAAACACGGCGGATGTATATTGGATACAATACGTTGTTGGAATTATAG cTTCATTATCAATGACAATAAGTGGATTACAATTAACATGGTTCGGTCCAGCTTTAGTGCAATTAAAAGACGAGACATTATCACCAATTCATGTCGTGTCCAGTTCCGAATCAGCATGGATCAACAGTATGCTACAATTGGGTGCTGTACCAAGTCCATTTTTAGGATCGTTTTTAGCAAATAATATTGGACGTAAAAATGGATTACTTTTAACAActataccaaatattatttcatgtttattaatttttttcgtacaaaATATCTATATGCTTTACGCAGCACGATTTATTTGTGGAATTTCCGTTGGTATAGTTTTTTCCACATTACCAGTATATCTTTCTGAGATTTCATCGCCAAAAATACGTGGTATTGTAGCTACAATTGGATCATTAACATTACCAGTTGGAACAGTTgggcaatttattttattccctTTAATGACCATACAAACGAATAGTTTAATAACACTTATTTTAGTGATAATTCAAGGAATAGGTACTTTTTTTATTCCGGAAtcaccatatttttatataatgaaaaataaagaaaaacaggttgaaaaatcattaaaaatattgcgtCGAAGTGATAACGTTTCAAATGAATTATTACAATTACAGAAAGGTTGGGAAAATGAGAACCAAATTAAAGATACatcgttttttcaaatttttaaatcgaaagtaAATCAGAGAGCTTTGATTATTATCAGTGTAACAATGGTATGCCAACAAATGTCCGGACCACTTGTATTATTAGGTTATATTTCGGCAATCTATGTAGATTCGAAAATTCCAATATCTTCGTATGCCGGGTCGATTTTATTGATAGCTTCATTTGCTATAGCAACTTTAAGCAATGCATTCTTTATTGATAAATGTGGACGTCGACCGTTATTTATTACTTCCACAATATTAACGGGAATATGTGCTATTCTAACAGGAGTATATTTCTTTTGCGAAAAATTGTATACTGTTGAAATTGTAcgggaatattatttatttttgataataacattaacaatatatattttatcagcGGGTGGATTAATTGCGTTACCATACATTTTCGCTAGCGAATTATTTGAAACTAAATATCGTGCAACGGCTAGTTCGTTATTATCGGTGCTTGGTTCAATACTTGGTTTTATAACAATACAAGCTTATGAATTTATACAAGATAATTTTGGTCGGGAATACATTTTCTGGTATTTTGGACTTGTTTGTATTCTAGGAACATTGTTTAGTATATTTTGGTTGCCAGAAACTAAAGGTAAATCGTTTAGTGAAATTCAAGCGGAAATGAATAAAACTGTCAATAATTCAACTGATAAAAATGATGATACAGTTTAA